A region of Catenibacterium mitsuokai DNA encodes the following proteins:
- a CDS encoding nitrilase-related carbon-nitrogen hydrolase, whose amino-acid sequence MNFSGESIVVGPNGKVIKKASDQEEIIYVDIDLSDSKKIRESRPYTQLRRTKFYQ is encoded by the coding sequence ATGAACTTCTCTGGAGAATCCATTGTAGTAGGTCCAAATGGGAAAGTTATTAAAAAAGCAAGTGATCAGGAAGAAATCATATATGTTGATATTGATTTGTCTGACTCCAAGAAAATAAGAGAAAGTAGACCCTATACACAGCTAAGAAGAACTAAATTTTATCAATAA
- a CDS encoding class I SAM-dependent methyltransferase, whose translation MKINVKGVPETMIQTLYARAKETSQKNPKIKDEMAVSIVKQLDYDFSQADQDKTMRSGVIARTIVLDKMVEEYLDKHKNTIVINIACGLDTRCYRMKGKYIRWYNLDLPETMNIRKQFLIETGPIYQIAKSAMDETYTNTIHNEGEDVLVIIEGLTMYLTEIDIKKIFSIIEHAFSNVTIMVEVMSPFMVNHIKEKSIEDSCAKFTWGIKNGKELEKLIPSFSFLKEVSLVEGMKQLMPIYHVLGKIPFISHVSNKIIVLEKHI comes from the coding sequence ATGAAAATAAATGTAAAAGGTGTACCAGAAACAATGATCCAGACTCTTTATGCACGTGCTAAAGAAACAAGTCAAAAGAATCCTAAAATCAAAGATGAAATGGCTGTATCAATAGTCAAACAATTAGATTATGACTTTTCTCAAGCAGATCAAGATAAAACAATGCGTTCTGGTGTGATTGCAAGAACAATTGTATTAGATAAGATGGTAGAGGAATATTTAGATAAACATAAGAACACTATTGTGATTAATATTGCATGTGGTCTTGATACAAGATGTTATCGTATGAAAGGAAAATATATACGCTGGTATAATCTAGATTTACCTGAAACGATGAATATAAGAAAACAGTTTTTAATAGAAACAGGACCTATCTATCAAATCGCGAAGTCAGCTATGGATGAAACCTATACAAATACTATTCACAATGAAGGAGAAGACGTTCTAGTAATCATAGAAGGTTTGACTATGTATTTAACTGAAATTGATATTAAGAAGATCTTTTCTATTATCGAACATGCATTTTCAAATGTCACAATAATGGTTGAAGTGATGTCACCTTTTATGGTGAATCACATTAAAGAAAAATCTATAGAAGACAGTTGCGCAAAATTTACATGGGGTATAAAAAATGGGAAAGAACTAGAAAAACTTATCCCTTCATTTTCTTTTCTAAAGGAAGTAAGTCTTGTAGAGGGAATGAAGCAATTGATGCCTATATATCATGTTTTAGGTAAGATTCCTTTTATTTCTCATGTATCTAATAAAATAATCGTGTTAGAAAAACACATTTGA
- a CDS encoding flavodoxin has translation MGKILVAYFSASGVTKHAAEEVAKVAGADLYEIKPEVPYTKADLDWMNKKSRSSIEMEDKSTRPAIIKDNLDVSKYDHIYLGFPIWWYVAPTIINTFLEAYDFSNKTITLFATSGSSGLGNTVNELKVSAPNALIKEGLLLNNLTTQKVKELLAL, from the coding sequence ATGGGTAAAATATTAGTTGCTTATTTTAGTGCAAGTGGTGTTACAAAGCATGCGGCTGAAGAAGTTGCAAAGGTGGCAGGAGCTGATCTCTATGAAATCAAACCAGAAGTCCCATATACAAAAGCAGATCTTGATTGGATGAATAAGAAATCTAGAAGCAGCATTGAAATGGAAGATAAATCAACACGCCCTGCAATTATTAAAGATAATTTAGATGTATCAAAATATGATCATATTTACTTAGGTTTTCCTATCTGGTGGTATGTTGCACCTACAATTATCAATACATTCCTAGAAGCGTATGATTTCTCTAACAAGACAATTACTCTATTCGCCACATCAGGAAGCAGTGGTTTAGGAAATACTGTAAATGAATTAAAAGTATCAGCACCCAATGCACTCATTAAAGAAGGGTTATTACTAAATAATCTCACAACTCAAAAAGTCAAAGAATTATTGGCCTTATGA
- a CDS encoding helix-turn-helix domain-containing protein — protein sequence MKKKKIEDEHTSELLKYQGMLLRQLRKNTSYTMEDVANRFCKTKSWISEIENGRNNISSIDLVKLISMYEADINDFTQKIQKKMDEK from the coding sequence ATGAAGAAGAAAAAAATAGAAGATGAGCACACATCTGAGCTATTAAAATATCAAGGTATGCTATTGAGACAGCTTAGAAAAAATACTTCTTATACAATGGAAGATGTTGCTAATCGTTTTTGTAAAACAAAATCATGGATATCTGAAATCGAGAATGGCAGAAATAATATTTCATCAATTGATTTAGTAAAACTAATATCTATGTATGAAGCTGACATTAATGATTTCACACAAAAAATCCAAAAAAAGATGGATGAAAAGTAA
- a CDS encoding tyrosine-type recombinase/integrase — MVKYKRRPNGSGTVVKLSGRRRKPFCAKVTLDERNLTNGEKKRLVIGTFETYQEALNALSLYSLTVNNTISKKEAMEIDPEVYQKVQDKMSKKVPTFLDIYYILDKDEFSLLSSQTQNSMHGAIKHLKKLHYLKIDQITLRMIQDVFDEDGSNHSTQVHMKTICTKVFRYAVVNQYIERNDDYTSYIRIAKYEESDMHRPYTINEILTLKKADTPEAHIMLIFIYTGVRINELLNINRDNIHIDEKCDDDGTERLISYMITGSKTKAGKNRIVPIHDDIKQFVIDELLKPEKRLVDVTYANFTTRTVLIKVNKLLNTHHTMHDTRKTFATLCQMNNLNVYIRKKVLGHRMNDITFDVYTNESKNRLWTEVNKIKV; from the coding sequence ATGGTAAAGTATAAAAGACGTCCTAATGGATCAGGGACGGTAGTAAAGCTTAGCGGCAGAAGAAGAAAGCCGTTTTGCGCAAAAGTTACATTGGATGAAAGAAATCTGACAAATGGAGAAAAGAAAAGATTAGTAATTGGAACGTTTGAAACGTATCAAGAAGCGCTTAATGCATTGTCTTTGTATTCTCTTACTGTGAATAATACGATAAGCAAGAAGGAAGCAATGGAGATTGATCCTGAGGTATATCAAAAGGTTCAGGATAAGATGAGTAAGAAAGTGCCTACATTCTTGGATATATATTATATTCTTGATAAGGACGAGTTTTCTTTGTTGTCATCTCAAACACAGAATAGTATGCATGGTGCAATTAAACATCTGAAGAAGCTGCATTATTTAAAGATAGATCAGATAACTCTGAGAATGATTCAGGATGTATTTGATGAAGATGGATCTAACCACAGTACACAGGTACATATGAAGACGATATGCACAAAGGTATTTAGATATGCTGTTGTTAATCAGTATATTGAGCGTAATGATGATTATACTTCTTATATAAGAATTGCTAAGTATGAAGAGTCTGATATGCATAGACCTTATACTATTAATGAAATACTAACATTAAAGAAAGCTGATACTCCAGAAGCGCATATAATGCTGATATTTATCTATACTGGTGTAAGAATTAATGAACTGCTGAATATCAATAGAGATAATATTCATATTGATGAAAAATGCGATGATGACGGCACTGAAAGACTCATAAGCTATATGATCACCGGGTCTAAGACAAAGGCTGGAAAAAATAGAATCGTGCCTATCCATGATGATATCAAGCAATTTGTTATCGATGAATTATTAAAGCCCGAGAAGAGACTGGTAGATGTAACTTATGCTAATTTTACTACTAGAACTGTATTGATTAAAGTAAACAAGCTATTGAATACACATCATACAATGCATGATACGCGTAAAACATTCGCTACGCTATGCCAAATGAATAACCTTAATGTCTATATCCGAAAGAAGGTATTAGGCCACAGAATGAACGATATTACATTTGATGTGTACACCAATGAGTCAAAGAATAGATTATGGACTGAAGTAAACAAAATAAAAGTCTAG
- a CDS encoding LysR substrate-binding domain-containing protein, with translation MTMQNDEKNIKKEIKSHEGMIETLSIGVTMTIGEYAIVDRLADFIKHHPEMNLHLHYGNTAELLKLLDQGKIHMAIVEGNYPKEKYSHKKYSTEDYIAVCAASHEFKNIPNTLHDLLDERLLVREQGSGTRHILEESLKVRGLSISDFIHYTQIENMHTIISLTKKDCGISFIYKIAVKEELQKGVLKEIVLNDFKLQHNFEFIWEKDSLFTEKYISISEEFLHNTF, from the coding sequence ATGACTATGCAGAATGATGAGAAGAATATTAAAAAAGAGATAAAAAGTCATGAAGGAATGATAGAAACATTGTCGATTGGTGTAACTATGACAATTGGTGAGTACGCGATAGTGGATAGATTAGCTGATTTTATCAAGCATCATCCTGAAATGAATCTGCATCTTCATTATGGAAATACAGCAGAATTATTAAAGTTATTAGATCAAGGTAAGATTCATATGGCTATTGTGGAAGGAAATTATCCAAAAGAGAAATATAGTCATAAAAAATACAGCACAGAGGACTATATTGCCGTCTGTGCTGCATCACATGAGTTTAAGAATATACCCAATACTTTACATGACCTTCTTGATGAAAGACTTCTTGTACGAGAACAAGGTTCTGGTACTAGACATATTCTTGAAGAAAGTCTAAAAGTACGTGGTTTGTCTATTTCTGATTTTATACATTATACACAGATAGAAAATATGCATACTATCATCAGTTTGACTAAGAAAGATTGTGGTATTTCTTTTATTTACAAGATTGCAGTTAAAGAAGAACTACAAAAAGGTGTATTAAAAGAAATTGTATTAAATGACTTTAAGCTCCAGCATAATTTTGAATTCATCTGGGAAAAGGATAGTCTGTTTACTGAGAAGTATATTTCTATAAGTGAAGAATTTTTACATAATACGTTTTAG
- a CDS encoding alpha/beta hydrolase family protein, producing the protein MIIINKRHFYTEMDGGYGVYWQCKKESDCAMIGDDSENYLARTSVKWLHKLGLNVMTMSPAKKDYGHHNYPLERIEKAIRWLKTSGNQKIGIVGASTTGTLALTAASYFEDITLTNCNVQ; encoded by the coding sequence ATGATCATAATAAATAAAAGACATTTTTATACAGAAATGGATGGGGGCTATGGTGTTTATTGGCAGTGTAAGAAAGAATCAGACTGTGCAATGATTGGCGATGATTCAGAAAACTATTTAGCCCGTACTTCTGTAAAATGGCTCCATAAGCTTGGTTTAAATGTGATGACTATGTCTCCTGCAAAAAAGGATTATGGACATCATAATTATCCATTAGAACGTATAGAGAAAGCTATAAGATGGTTAAAAACATCCGGTAATCAAAAGATAGGAATTGTCGGTGCCTCGACCACAGGAACTCTCGCTTTAACAGCCGCTTCTTATTTTGAAGATATCACACTTACAAATTGCAATGTGCAATAG
- a CDS encoding methyltransferase domain-containing protein, producing MRILIYGAGVIGSLYAVLLKEAGYDTTIYARGHRLEALQNQGLLYKKNNIIKKVDIKVIDYLQDNDIYDFIFLTVRENQLYQALKELKSNKSKNIITMVNSIDNYEKWESIVGKGRILPAFPEAGGSITNDILDASLTPRFIQPTTFSEITGKKTNRTQRLSKIFKHSRIPFQQVNDMHIWQLCHIGMVVPLANAYYQTEYPESVGQDKLVMKNTAKELKYNFKILYEKLHTLSPYKMHIFRILPIPIITYILSQTYKSHFGYTFMYQHAIKAPDEMKELHNQFYSYIKKMEIMNMTNEEYKQLSIKEFTKAAGRYEGNHAGLYEMCKKDYPDILEELEKEPFIDLLDAGCGPAPMISLLSGKYPDRHYIGLDLTPAMIEEAKKKNIPNAVFIVGDCENFPFEENSFDAIICSMSFHHYPNPQAFFNSVKRCLRPKGRLILRDVTSDNKFLVWVMNTFEMPLANLFGHGDVQVPTRDIVYKCCKEAGLKVEKFEIRKGMRLHCVVRKEGDSK from the coding sequence ATGAGAATACTTATATATGGTGCAGGGGTTATTGGTTCATTATATGCAGTTTTGTTGAAAGAAGCAGGGTATGATACAACTATTTATGCAAGAGGACATAGACTTGAAGCCCTTCAAAATCAAGGACTCCTTTATAAGAAAAATAATATAATCAAAAAAGTAGATATCAAGGTCATTGATTACTTACAAGATAATGATATATATGATTTTATTTTTTTAACTGTTAGAGAAAATCAATTATATCAGGCACTGAAAGAATTGAAATCCAACAAAAGTAAAAACATTATCACAATGGTTAACTCAATAGATAATTATGAAAAATGGGAAAGCATTGTAGGAAAAGGAAGAATATTGCCAGCTTTTCCGGAAGCTGGAGGCAGTATCACAAATGATATACTTGATGCATCACTTACTCCAAGATTTATACAGCCGACTACTTTTTCTGAAATAACTGGAAAAAAGACAAATAGGACACAGCGGCTCTCAAAAATATTTAAACATTCACGCATACCTTTTCAGCAGGTCAATGATATGCATATATGGCAGTTATGTCATATTGGGATGGTTGTACCTCTTGCGAATGCTTATTATCAAACAGAATATCCTGAATCCGTAGGTCAAGATAAACTTGTGATGAAAAATACAGCGAAAGAGCTTAAATATAATTTCAAGATTTTATATGAAAAACTTCATACATTATCACCTTATAAAATGCATATCTTTAGAATTTTACCAATACCAATAATTACATATATTTTATCGCAGACTTATAAAAGTCACTTTGGATATACATTCATGTATCAACATGCAATAAAAGCACCAGATGAAATGAAAGAACTACATAACCAATTTTATTCTTATATTAAGAAAATGGAGATTATGAATATGACAAATGAAGAATATAAACAACTATCAATCAAAGAATTTACTAAAGCAGCTGGAAGATATGAGGGAAATCATGCAGGTCTCTATGAAATGTGTAAGAAGGATTATCCAGATATCTTAGAAGAATTAGAGAAAGAACCATTTATAGATTTACTTGATGCAGGATGTGGGCCAGCACCTATGATTTCTTTATTATCAGGAAAATATCCAGATAGACATTATATAGGTCTTGATCTTACACCAGCTATGATTGAAGAAGCTAAAAAGAAGAATATTCCAAATGCAGTATTTATAGTAGGGGATTGTGAGAATTTCCCTTTTGAGGAAAACTCATTTGATGCCATTATCTGTTCTATGAGCTTTCATCATTACCCTAATCCACAGGCATTTTTTAATAGTGTAAAAAGATGCTTACGTCCAAAGGGTAGATTAATACTTAGAGATGTTACTAGTGATAATAAGTTTCTTGTATGGGTAATGAATACATTTGAAATGCCTCTCGCAAACCTATTTGGTCATGGAGATGTTCAGGTTCCTACAAGAGATATTGTATATAAATGTTGTAAAGAAGCAGGATTAAAAGTAGAGAAGTTTGAAATACGTAAAGGGATGCGCCTGCATTGTGTTGTAAGAAAAGAAGGCGATTCAAAATGA
- a CDS encoding macro domain-containing protein: MKFKIIKANIVDVASDAIVLPANEALKEGSGTSKAIFTAAGRKELTKACKELGHCSTGSAIPTLAYNLSSKYIIHAVVPKWIDGEHSEYDLLSSAYLASLNIAEVMGCESVAFPLLASGNNGFDKQLAVRIAEESIKSFEGVNLKKVFLVVYGDTMETYMKSLGYNVLVIPAHVKMNDKKIHHQDKQKKLIADGKDVAQDILEAQLEKAIEWIKKPENQKILFEAGIAVFKLAFKKIKK; the protein is encoded by the coding sequence ATGAAGTTTAAAATTATAAAAGCGAATATTGTTGATGTTGCTTCAGATGCAATTGTTTTACCTGCAAATGAAGCACTTAAGGAAGGCAGTGGAACATCTAAGGCTATTTTCACTGCTGCTGGTAGAAAAGAGTTAACTAAAGCATGTAAAGAACTGGGGCATTGCAGTACAGGAAGTGCTATACCAACATTAGCCTATAATTTGAGTTCAAAATATATTATTCATGCGGTTGTGCCTAAGTGGATTGACGGAGAACATAGCGAGTATGACTTATTAAGTTCTGCATACTTAGCATCACTTAATATTGCAGAAGTGATGGGATGTGAGTCAGTCGCATTTCCACTTCTAGCATCAGGTAATAATGGCTTTGATAAGCAGCTCGCAGTTCGCATTGCTGAGGAAAGCATTAAATCATTCGAAGGTGTCAATCTAAAGAAAGTATTCCTAGTGGTTTATGGTGATACTATGGAAACTTATATGAAAAGCTTAGGTTATAATGTACTCGTTATCCCCGCTCATGTCAAAATGAATGATAAAAAGATCCATCATCAAGATAAACAGAAAAAACTGATTGCTGATGGAAAAGATGTTGCACAGGATATACTTGAAGCTCAATTAGAAAAAGCTATTGAATGGATAAAGAAACCAGAAAACCAAAAGATACTATTTGAAGCTGGCATAGCAGTATTCAAGTTAGCATTTAAGAAGATTAAGAAATAA